The following is a genomic window from Antechinus flavipes isolate AdamAnt ecotype Samford, QLD, Australia chromosome 3, AdamAnt_v2, whole genome shotgun sequence.
ttctttctctctctcctccccactctgtctccctctctctgtctgtctctctccccctctcctctctctcttcttctctctctctctctctttcttctctctctctttctctctctctctctttctctctctctctccccctctcctctctctctctctctctctgtctctctccccctctccctcctctctctctctctctctctctctctctctctctctctctctctctctctcctctctctctctttctctctcttctctctcttctctctctctgtctctctccccctctccctcctctctctctctgtctatctctctctgtgtctctttctctctctctctgtctctctccccctctctctctcctctctctctgtctctcttctctctctctctcctccccactctgtctctctccctcctctctctctctctctctctgtctatctctctctgtgtctctttctctctctctgtctttttctctctctctgtctctctccccctctctctcctctctctctgtctctcttctctctctctcctccccactctctctctctctctctctctcctctctctctctctctctctctgtctctctccccctctccctcctctctctctctctctttctctctccccctctctctctgtcctctctctctcctctctgtcctctttctctccccccccctgtctctctctctttgtctctctatttctgtctttctctctctgtctctgtctctttctctctttcactttatttttgagggtttttagggtgggagatctatgttttctttcataacataacttttatggaaatgttttacataacttcacatgtggtttcttattGGGGGCCGGGGATaagagaaagaatctggaactcaaaaccaaatgtaaaacatttacaacaaatatatttaaaaattgttttcaatgtaactggggaaaactattcaataaatataattttgttgctgatGTTTCTGTTCTTCTGAAATGTCTCTCTCCAAAGTGACCAATGATCCCAATGCCCTTTTCTcattgacctctctgcagcctcttcttctccctccctatAAGTCACttaatgatctcatcagctcccatgttTTTGGTTACCATCAGAGAAAACTCTTGAATTCTATTCTCACATCTCCAATTGTCTATTCGATATCTCAAATCAAATATACAGACCCCTGATATTCCACATATTGAAAACAATTCATTATCCTTCTTCCTAAACCCTCGtgtcttctgaacttccctattactacGGAGGTCACTACTATCCTCCCAGTCCTCCAGCCTcacaaatttcctttcctttcaccccccctcccccaccaatcCAATCTGTTGTTAAGCTCTgctaattttgcttttataaCATCTTTTGTATGTGACCCCCTTCTTTCCCTGATCCAGCCCTCAGAATGCTCCAGGCCCTTATCCCTCCATGCCTGTGTTATTGCTATGAGCCTGCTTAGCCTCCCTGCCTCAAATCTGTCCCCATGATAGCCCATCTCCCAATTAGTTCTCAAATTAATCTTCTTTAAGTGGAGGTCTGAGCATGACCAATAAACTCTCCTGggtccctatcacctccaggaataaatagaaaaaattcttcctttggcATTCGAAGCCCTTCACAACCTACCCCCTTTCCTAGGCTTCTGgcactttatttctttcttttctctgcaaTCCTCCATCTCCAGACTCTGGGTATTTGCCCTGATCACGTGTCATCTCAATCCCCTTCGAGAAGGAAAACAGCCAACTAACACCCCAGTCTTGGAACGCCCTCAATCCTCACCTCTGCTTCCTGACCTCCggggcttccttcaagtcccaaataaaatcccaccttctccaagaagcctttcccagtcccccTAAGAGCTGGTGCCTTCCCTTGTTTGAGTTTCTCCACTTAATCCTTTCTATAACCTGTTTATACATCTTTGTTTGCACAGTgaaagcagggattatttttgaattcccagagtttagcacaagGTCTGGACATGTAGggacttaatagatgcttgttgactgacttgaAGAGTTTGTGAAGAGGTATAAGGtgtaataagcctggaaagacagTCTGGACTCTAGTTGGGAAGGACTTTAAACAGACATCTGTAAGTGATTGTTggggcaatagggagccatgggGGGCTTTTGAGCTTGGTTAGAGCTGTGCCATTTTGGCAGCAGTGGGAAGATGAACTGAAGGGAGGAGCAGAGATTCGAGGCTGACCAAAATTCAAAATGACAGAGATGAAAACACAATGGAAAAAGACACTCCCAAAAGGCAGGGACTGAGAGAGAGatctagaaagagagagagagacagagatcttGTTCCACTCACGTGTCTTTGCTGCCTCGTGGCAAAGCTTCCCATTCAGGCCGAGCCAACACACTCAGCTGTTATTCTCCATCCCCGCTCTTGAAGGGCTGTCCCTACCTGGGCGTTCTCCCTCCCCAGGTATGCCCTCGCATCCACCTTCAAGTGAGACCAATGGTTTCTCTCCTGGGCTGCCCTTCTCCCCACCCAGCGCTCTAAATTCCTTCGGTTAGGAAACTGGGATATTCTCTgtccctccctgcctcctctcCTAGCTCCCTCCCATTGCAACACAGACATTCAATTATAGCTCATTACCTTATCGTCAGCTTGGCCGTGAATCACTGGGGGCGGAGGGGTCTGGGGGCCCACCCCATTTTGTCACCTCCCTCTCCCTGTCAATGTATAAGGAGCAGTGGCTGGAGGAAGGATTCTGGGGAGTCAGGGAaccaaggaaagaagagagggccATTGACACAGAGGGGAGGCTGACGGGAGGTTGAGAAAAGAGGGAActagaggaaggagaagagaaaccagaaggagaagggaaagtgtgagacaagaagaataaaaccttaaaaaaaaaaaaaaaaagaaaaagaaaaagaaacgaagaggaggcagagatgaaactGGAGGAATTCCTCTTTGGCCTTATATTGTCCCTGTCCTTCAGGGGCAGCTGGGGAGCCCCCCTGGATGCAGAAGGGCCCGGGGGCTTGGCTGCTGGAGGAGAGGTTGCGGAGAGGCTTGGGGAGGCTGTTGGCGAGGGGCTTGGAGAGGCCGTGAGACATGGGTTTGAGGAGGCTGTTAACCATGGAATTAGGGAAGCTATTGGTCCTGGAGTGGGACAGCCATTTGGTCATGGGTTGCAGGATATAGGGAACGCCATCAATCATGCCGGGAGTTCTGTGGGCAGAGAGATCAGTAATGTCGGGGAGACAATCGGTCACGGGGCTAATAATCTAGCCCATCGTCCATGGCTGGGGATCCATCATGGCGCCAGCAATCCTAATGTGAGTggaagggaagaatgaaagaagtggggtggggaggaagggtcTTGGGGCAGATGGATCGTGTGCATCCAGAAAACTGGCACAGGGATAGGGTTCGAATGTGGCCTGTCATGGTCTCTGTTGCctttctgtccctctttctcggtggctttttctccatctctttctcctaGTGTCCCTTCCCAGTCAGTAAAGGACGCCAACTCCAAGGATGCTCTCTTTGCAGACACACAATGGACTGCTCTCATCTGGAGGGCACAGGATCCTTGGAAGCGGCTCTCACAATGGTCATGGGCTCTTGGGAGGGCATGGAGGTACAAGCAGCGGTGGAGCCAGTTCTCAAGGAGGTTTACAGGGCCAAGGAAGCCAGGGCAGCTCATCCGGTCTTCAGGTAAAAGAAACTATCCCATGATCCTCCACTAACTACTAGTCTTCTCCCTCAAATCATTcaactccctcctcccccaggacTGCCACCCTAACCCACCTGTTCGTCACCTgttatttccctctctctctcatcgTAGGGCGGTAATTCAGGCAGCGGAAAGCTGGTAGAGAGGAGCAGCAGCCAGGAATCAGGGGTAAGAGGGAAATCTGGGGAGGAGGCCGGTGGGAAGAGGGATGCTGTAGACTAGAGAAGATGGTGGTGGGTGAGGAAAGAGAGGTGAAAAGAGAATTAGGAAAAGTGGGGAAAGCAACGAGGGGAAGACAGGAGAATAAGTGATGAGGAGGAAGGcctttggggggagagggaaaggagggaggacaGGGATGATCTCAGATCTAGAGGAATACGCTAGATTGGAagggattcaaattctgacttgaGGAAACCCGAACTTCCTAATTCCTCAATCTACTTTTCCCCTTAGTGCACCAACCCCCCCTCCTCTGGGTCAGACAGTGGAAGCGTCTCTGGGGtaag
Proteins encoded in this region:
- the DMKN gene encoding dermokine isoform X4, translating into MKLEEFLFGLILSLSFRGSWGAPLDAEGPGGLAAGGEVAERLGEAVGEGLGEAVRHGFEEAVNHGIREAIGPGVGQPFGHGLQDIGNAINHAGSSVGREISNVGETIGHGANNLAHRPWLGIHHGASNPNTHNGLLSSGGHRILGSGSHNGHGLLGGHGGTSSGGASSQGGLQGQGSQGSSSGLQGGNSGSGKLVERSSSQESGCTNPPSSGSDSGSVSGGGSNSQGSSGSVSSTPASYANSPKAPSPESTTSGGSSSQGSTSSSGSGGSSGGKGGQGCENPDSGSQGSTSSSGSGGSSGGKDSQGGSSSQGNGQSGNKPDSDAIIRDTLNHGKDILGSVNNQGSGPAGQNGASGGNFGSGPYSAGERIGETEINSGNGVYNGPNAQGFFNFDTFWKNFKSKLGFINWDAINKDQRSFRMQ